CAACATTTCATACCCCACCAGCTTGATGTTTGTTTCTTTTAGCATTTAGCTACAATGTAGCTAACTACTATTTAATTTTTTTGGTACTAGAGGATATAGTTTACTAGAATTTAAGATACCGAGAAGAGCTTAATACAAACGTTATTCCATAGAGTTTATATACTTCTTCGTCAATTTCATTCTCTATTTTCTGGATTTCTGACATCCCAGCCCAACGCTTCAAAAAGTGGCTCAATAAATTCTGCTTTTGTATCTTCTTCTTTGTATCTATTGATAGAGCCGGATTCAACTATCCGATTATATTTATCAATTAGTTTTTTGACTTCCTCTTTCACTTGCTCTTTAGTTAATTGTCTTAAAACCATAGATATAAAAGAAGTTATTTGATATATAAATGTTCTTCCTTTTCGTAGGAACAGAAAAAATGGGTAGATTTAACACTTTGATTAAGTTTTTAAAGAAGTGCGAATTCTTGTGGATACATGAAAATAGGAAGATCCCCAACAACTGATTTATTTATTGTTGAAGGAGACATTACCCGGTCAGGGATGGATGCTATTGTAAACGCTGCTAACGAGGACTTAGCAGGAGGTGGAGGAGTAGATGGTGCCATCCATGCAGCAGCGGGTGAGAGAGAATTATACCGAGCTGCACAAACAGCCAAAGCAGAAAGAGGATGGAAAAAAGTCCCTACAGGAGAATCAGTCATAACACCAGGATTTAATCTTGCCAAGAGAGGTACTCGGTATGTCATTCATACCGTGGGACCCATACAATATGTTCATGGAGATCAAGCATTACCGCTTTTAGAAAATTGCTTGAGAACCAGCCTAGGTTTAGCTGAGCAGCAAGGAGATATTAGAAGTATAGCCTACCCTCTTATCAGTACTGGAATCTTCAGTGTACCAGTCGCGACATTTGCCTATGCCGCACAGAATGTATTGCCCGGGTATGATTTCAGAAGCATAAACCATGTTGCTCTGTATGTTTTTCCAGGATCACGTACACAACAAGAAACAATTCCCACATTGCGGCGTATTTTGGGCGTAAGGTGAATTGTAGGGTGAATAAAATAACATTGCTTCGAGAATTAAATTCAAAACATATGCTTTGCCTCATAAGTCCTAATTTTCCCTGACTTCTGGGGCAGGCGATTGTCTTTTGAGGCAAAAATCAGGGTTTATTCCTAGCGTGTGCATTTCCATGATGACACAGCAGATATTATGGCAGATTACTTTGCACAATACCTCGTTTATCTGAGCAGTCCACTTTTTGCTTCTTACTGAATCACCAAACTTGGATTTAATCATCATTATTGTAGTTTCTGAGTTGCTTCGCTTGTGGTAATGGTTTAGGAAGTCCTCGTTATTTAACATGAAGTAATGATACATTTTCTTCCATACCATTCCATTTCCTGACGGTTGGCTGTTGCTTTTGAAGGGAATAAAAGCAGTTGCCCCTTTCTCATTAATCAATTCGAGATTATCTTGGCTTAGATATGCCTTGTCACAGCTTATTTCATCCATATTGAAATGCTCGGCTGTCATGTTCACTAACTGCTTTAACTCAGGGCAATCGTTGTCAAATTCAGAGGTAATAGAAACGCTTGTTATCACATTTGTTTTGTGACCATTCATAAAGTGGCATTTAACCCATCTTCTTGATGAAATCTCTTTGCCGTGCTTGAAGGAATACCATCTTTGAAAGTTTGAAGTTCCAAAGCCCGTGCTGTCAATTCCAAAATCTTTTTCCACTGACTTTAAAGGCAAACTTGTGATAGTTACCATTTGGGATAACAAAGGCGTTAATTCCTCTTTCTGAAAATACCTGAACATACTGTTATAGGGTATTTTCTGCTCGGTAAGCTCATTTTCCTTTGCGAGTTCCAAATCAGTAGAGAATCTTCTTCCTGAAAAGGTCGAATATACCTTGAAAATCATTGAATAGATTGTATCTCCTATGCTGTTGGAAGGTCGCCCAAATTCATAGGACGTGCTTTTAATTCTGCTCGTTATATCAGAAAGTAGTTTCATAAATAACTCTTTTTCATGCTGTTGGGCGACGTTGTACTGCTTCCAGTTCTGGGAATAAGTTTTCCTTACTGTCTGCGTTATTGTTACATTCCCCTCATTGTCTATTTGTTGGGTAACAATCATTTCAACAGCCCACAAATGCTTACATTTGCATTTTCTTAATTCATGGTCAGGACATGAGCATTTCGCTTCAAAGCCATTGCTTTCAACAATGTAAAACCCTGCTCCCGTCTGTGATGGTACTTTCCATTGTCCTTTATCGTTCTTGGTTATTCTCGACGTTTTGGCTATTTCAAGTCCCTTTGTTTTCCTTATCTCGATTTGTTCTTGTTGCATTTTTGGTCACCTTCATATTAAGTATTATGGTATTATGTAATACTATCTTATATATAAATCTATCGAAAATAGTATATACTACAGTACAATAATATTTATATACTACCTTAATACTATAAATGAGTATGGAACGTAAGACGACAAGCTTGAAAATTGACCCTGAATTGTGGAAGGAAGCAAAAAAGCACGCTATTGATAAGGATATTGAACTTTCAGAATATATTGAAGGATTGATAAAGGCAGATATAACAAAAAGTGACAAATATAACGCAAAGTTTAAAAAGTAGTCATACTTTACAGTATCTAAATACCTAATCGTAAATAATAGGACACTAAGAGAGTGTACACTGGATTCCACCCTTTTTCGCAGGATACGACATAGGGAATGGGTACAGTCTCTCTCAGTGGAGGCATTCCCTCCTCGCCTCAAAGGAGATTTATTCAATTAACTTAAATTAATATGCGGAACTGGGTTTCCTCGAGACAAGATTACTGCCCAGTTCCTTCATTGATTAATCAATGATTATTATTCAATCAATTTTCTTATTTTGTCTATAATCCGTAATAAATTTTCTCGACCATATTTTTCTTTAATCCTCAAAATAGTGTTAATATCCTCTAAATCAATATCATCAATTATTTTTTCAGTTAATGGTGATTTGCTTTTTTGAGATTGTTCGGTAGATTTTATTGATGGAATAATAACTTCACCCGAACTCTGTTCAATGAGTTTAAGAGCTTTCTTTTGTCCAATTTCAGTTAATTGATATTTTCCATATTCGGTATTCACTATAAGATTATTCTTCTTCATCCCTTGAATGTATGAATTTAATGTGGGTTTCTTAACATCCGCTTTCTCTGCGATTATCGCCCTACCTATTGAAGGGGTATCTAATAGTGTTAGCAAAATTCTATTTTCAATCTTCATTGTTTTCTTCATAACTATATCGAAAGGTGTAACTTATATATAAATCTTGTTGTTTTTACATCTTTTATATCTCAGATGAAGAAAGTATAGTTTTTATATAGTTCACTTTTGGGGCAGAATCAGGACTTTTGAGGCAAGTGGCAGTTTTGAGGCAAAGCCCAAAACATAACAAAATATAAAAACAGGTCTTGATTTATCTCGTTGTATGAACCCGCTCACCCATATTTTTTCCGTTATTGTGCTAGGTAAGCTTCTCCATTTAACCCCTCCTGAATGGGTGCTTGCTTTTATTTTTGGTGTTGCCCTGGATCTAGATCATCTCCTCAAACTCCCTCTTTTTTTGAAGTTAAAGAACTTTAAAGACCAGCGTCATCTCCATTGGCGTACACCACTTCAAGAACCAATATCGTATCTGTGGGTTATTCCTCTGAGTATTTTTGTCAGAAGTTATATTCCGGTTCTCTTTTTTACCTTGCATTTACTCCTTGATTACTCGATGAGTTACGCAAAATTGCCATTTTTTCCTTTTCATAATCATATAACAAAAGGAACACATCAGTATGCTCGTGATAGGGTTGTTGATGTCAGTTTAGGGGTGATTTTATGTATTATAATATTCCTTATCTGACAAGACTTCAAGATAAGGCGGTTGAACCTTTTGTAAAAGTACTCTATGAACGATTGCGGATAGAAGCCCATAACCTCACCTACCTTAATCTTCTTCTCAGCCTTACTGCTGCAGTTTTCTTTTTCCTGAATTCGTGGCAATGGGGGTATGTCCTTCTTGCAACTGCTTTGTTTATTGATTTTCTTGATGGGCCAATGGCACGAATCTATCAGAAAACATCAGTACAAGGCGAACGCTTGGACATGATGGTTGATCGTGTTGCAGAACTGACTATTTTTCTTGCCTTGGTGCTTAACGGAACCGTTAGCATCTTTCTCGCGTTGGCTGCTTATTATGCTATTATTCTCGTAACTGTACTCAGTAGGAAAACAAGACTGGACCTTGGTGGTAAACGGACCTTTTTATTCTTTGGTATTTTTATGTCTTTTAATGTTGTATTTGCCCTGATCTTCTTCTTTAATCTAGGTGTGTTTATTCTTCAGCTATTGGTTTTGGATTACAGAAATGATAAGAAAACCTACTTCAGTACTTCATCCTATAATTGAGGACAATAGTTTTTACTATGTTTTTTCCTCAATTATATACTAGAAAACCTAACAAATAATATTAACCATTTAGGTTTTCTATTATAGGATGTTTCATACATACATCTGTTTTATCGATCTTAGAGTACGGTAGGCTTTATACCAAAGACATAACCAAAGTAGTTCATCAGTACATGAAGGAGTCCGAAGAGGATGAGTCCTATTACCATAACCAGTAGCGGAATAGGAATAACAAACCAGATGAAAACAATGGTGCCAATTATCCAATCAATCTGATCCCAAGGAATCCATACCTTTCCTTCAGGAATGTCATTTCTCCGTTTAAAGAAGCTTTCGATAAGGTCTCCAAACAAGGCACCAAAGCCAAACAAAAATCCAAGAGTAAAAGCGTTAACCTCTTCATAGTTGAACAAAGCGTATGTTTGTATCAAGGTAGATGACTCATAAAGTTTCTTTTGAATCACCAGAACGACAATAGCAGCAAGTATCCCAAAGAAAAATCCCCGATAGGTTTTATGTTCACCAAAGATCTGCTTTCCTCTGTATGTCTTATGAGCATCAATGGGGGCATCAAGAAAGGCAAGCTTCATCACAAAAACAGGAGCCATATTGGCCATTCCCGCAGGGAGGAAAAACCAAAAAGATTGGAGGATAAGCGTTAGTAGCATGGTTATCCATCCTCAGATTATAAAACACCCTTCATACCTGTCTTCCCATCAACATTACGTGCTTCTTTCCTTGCCACCCTTGCCGGTTCTTTCTTGCATGTCTTCTTCTTCTCTTGTTCCTTGTTCTTTCATAGTGGCAACGTCTTTTATCAACCCAAGGATCTTAAATGATTGGCTAAACGGTTCTACCTTAATTTTTCCGGTCGCAATTCCTGTACTGATTGTCGTAAAGGCGCTGATGGTTTTGACGACCTCTTTGACCACTTCTTTTGGTCGTTCTTCCCATGGTGGATACTCTACAAAGCCTTCTTTTTCCTGTTTGCTGATCAGGTTATAAATAAAGTCGAAGTCAACCTCTACGGTCGCATCTGGTTCTTCAGTGTAGTTTTGGGGAAGAGGTTCTGCCCTGAAAATAACATCCTCATTAATCCTAACGAGCGCTTTAAAGATGTCTTCATCATCATCTCTGATGCTGACCGTAAATACTGCACCGTTTTCAAATGAATCGCTGATCTCCTTAATCTTTGCCATTGCTCCAGGATCTGCTTTGATGGCAGCAACTTCAATAGTGCTTGGACCAAAGTATTTCTCTCGTTCTTCAGGCGGACCTGGCATATAGCCTTCTTCCCAGGATTCTTTAAATATTTCCTTGACAAGTTCTTTTGGTGGAAAAATGCTGATTTGCATGTACGGTGAAAAAATGACCTGCTTTTCATTTCCAAATTCTTGGGCAAACTCCTGGTTGAGTTCATTAAGGTTCATGGTTGATTCTTCTTCCCAGATTTTGACTGATCCTAATTCCCCTTCATACGCTAACGAAAGAGGATGGTACTCTGATGGCCATTCATTGCTACCAAGACATTGAAGCATCATTGCTGTTTCTCTGCTATTCTCGACCAATCCTTTCCAGTATACTTCGAAGATTCCACCAATGTATTGCTCAAAGTTCATCGGATTCTGAGTAATGTATTCAGTAAAGAACCAGTTCAGGAATGCATCATTCAAAGACGCTTCAAGTTCAGCACGCTCTTTTTTGAGGTTTTCTAATTCCCATGAACACCATTCTTCTTGTCTGTTGCCATCAAATCTTTGTCCCTGAAGTTTTTCAAAAGGATCTCCCCACATATCGAAGTGAACATAACCATCGACTTTTCCGGTAGGATGGACGTCACAACTTCCCGAAAGCTGGAAGACTCCTCGTTCCTCAACCCACGTGGGGCCTTGCTTACACGTAAACGCTATCACTCTGTTTCCCCACTCTTCACATCGTGGAGCAGCACAATCAGCGTCTGTTGTACAGCCATAGCATTCTTTTGTTGATTCGCATCCATCTTTCCAATCTCCGTTACAATCATTGAACCCTTCTTTACAACGGCAATCTCCGATTGCTGGATCACACCATTGATTAGGATTTTCGCAGCGCATCTCTCCGCATGGATCTTTAGTTCCACCACAGGTTGGATCCTGCGATTCACAACCATTCATGAAGTTTCCATCACAATTGAAAAGCACAAGCATGTCATTCTCGTCCCCTTCCTGTCTACAGTGGCATTCATTACCCCAACAAGCTTGGGTGTTTGGATCAGGACAGTCTTCATTAGTTTCACACGAGCTGACACAAACGCCATAACGTTCTGAACGAGGTTCTCGTATACAAAATTCTCCGTCATCACAGTCCTTATGGTCACGACATTCATTTCCAGACGCAACAACACTTCCGGTTAATTTTTTTAATCGTTCTAAAAATGTTTCAGGTTCGTTTATCATTGGTTCAGCACCAAGATAGACTTCACGTTCGCTTGATGCTTCACCCTCTGCTTCACCTTCTTGAGGTTGTTGTTCATTTTCTGTTGATTGGGAAGGTTCAGTATTTTTTTCTTCTTCACGCGGAACTTCTTCTCCTGGTGCATCTTCTCTTACTTCAGGTTGTTCCTCGTTCATGGGCTCTTGCTGTTCCTGGACCCCTGCTTGTTCTGGTGGTGTCTGTTCTCCTGTTTCTTCACGTGGAATATTTTCTCTTCCTTCTTCGTTTTCTGTAGGCTCTTCCTGTTCTTCAGTAATCTCTTCTTCCGCTTCTTCTTCGAACGTTAAGGTAATACACTCACCAAGGGAGCAGACTTCTCCTGTTCCACAATCACTTATCAACACACATTCTCCTTCATTGAGTTGTTCTTGTTCTCTTGTTACCAGAGGACAAACAATATTGGTCGGAACCCAAGCATTATCGATGCATTCTTCAGTCGTTATCGTATCACCGCTCTCACAAGCTTCGGTCTTTGTTTCTCCTGGCAAACACACACGTTCAGTTGCTTCCTGCTGCTCTTGTTCTGTTTCTTCAGTTTGTTCTTGTTCTTCCTGCTCACGTGGCATGCAGGTTCCATTGATTAAGACTTCATTATTAGCACATTCAGTGGTTATGTTCTGTTGTTCATTTGAGAGATTATCATTTGATCTATTATCTTGTTCAATTGTTTCCTCAGGTGATTCCTCTTGTTCTTCTCCTTCTCCAGTTTCCTCTTCTGGTTGTTGTTCCTCTGTTCCTTCTTCCTTTTCGAATTCCTCCTCTTCTTCAGGGACACAATCAAGGATACACGAGGCGTAATCCTCACCGTCTTCACAGACATCGTTTCCGCAGCAAGGCTTTTCTGCTCGGCAGACACAGGCTTCAGGATCGAGATATGCACATTCTCCACAGGAGATGCTGCATGCAGCAATGGGTAAACATTGCTGATTTTGACAGGTCTTAAAGTTTCCTACCTCATCAACTCCACAGAGAGCATTCTCAGGACAATCAAGAAGGTCATTACAGTCCGCCATAAAGTCATCATCATCATCAGCCCTATTGTCACATTTTTCTCTACCGATTTTACACCTGCCTTCAGTCTCACACGATCCATCCTGATCACAATCTGACCATCCCTTCTCACAGGTACACGAGTTAGTTGCAGGATCTACCCGTTGATGGAGAAGAACTTCACATTTAGGAATACCCTCACAGGGCGTACTTTGGATGACTCCATGACAGAGATAACTTTGTTCTCCAGGGCATTGTGTTTTTGAGGGTTTTCCATCACAGATGTAGATGACCTCTTCTTCTTCACAGGGCTTGTATTGCTTTTGTCCATCGCAGATATAGGAGTTTTCTTCTAAGCAATTTTTTAGGCAGACTTTATCATCTTCTCCCCCACAACTTCCCCTGCAATTAAGCACTGCACCATCAACAATCTCTTGGCCATCATAGCATTTTGTCAAACACTCATCATTTTTCCAGCATTTCCATTTACAGCTTTCTTTCAGTTCCTCAGGAAGTTCTTCTCGGGATTGGCAGGTCATACAATTGTCACATTGTGGTTGACAGCTTGTGTTCATGGCCTCATTTCTGAGCTGCCCACAATTTTGGACGCTATTATCACAGTAACCAACTTCTTCATTGATACATGGCCAGCAGGTTTCACATTCAGCAAAACAGCGTTGATCCTCTGGCTTGCATGATTTGCGTGATTCACATCCATCCTTCCAATCTCCATTACAGTCATAAAATCCCTCTGTACATTCACAGAAAGCTTTCTCATCATTAAAGGCTTGGTTGTCCTGACAATCCCACATTCCTGCGGTATATTCACACTCTCTACAGGGTTTACAGAGTTCATCACATGCACCAGGATTATTGGCATTATTATTCTCTTCATTACATTCATTACAGGGCTTGCAGGTTTGACGACAACCCCCCCCATATGCTTGGTCTTCACAATTCCAGCACTCATCACAGGCTTCTTGAATAGTATCTTGTTGGTTACATGGCCAGCAACTTTCTTGGCATATGGCTTCACATTTATTTGGATCTCCTCTATTTTCTTCTTGGCATTTGTTGCATGATGTACAGGAAGACTCACAAAGCTTTGAGGTTGTGTCCCAACATCCGCCGATCGGATTACAAACATCTTCGCAGGTATTACTTCCACATTCCCGGGTATTCAAACAGTCTGGATCTCCACAATCAACAATTTGATCTCCATCATCATCAACACGGTTTTTACAATCTTCTTCCCCACCCAGGGCAAAGATACATCCACCATTGAGACATCCTTCATCATCCTTACATTTTACCTCAGTGTTTTGACACCATCCATTTGTTCGCTCTTCAATATTTTCATAGATACGGTATTCATATCCTATTTGGGTAATTGGTTCCTCTTTTACGTCTCCATATTCCTGCATAAGTGACGTAATGAATGAAACCCGTTGTGTAAAAAACTCTTGTACTTTTTCTGAGGATTTTTCTGGAGCACGATCACGGTGTTCCATTTCTCCCTGCTTCCTGTTAAGGAGATCATTAATGACATTGATTTCTTGTCGCGCCTTTTCGATAGTATTCCATGCATCTCGCTTTGATTGTTTGGTAGAAAAAACAAGGTCATCAGTTACTTCTCGTATCTTTTCGAAGAGTTCCTCGCTAGATAATGTTTCATATCTTCGTCGAAGTTCTTCTTGTGATTGTTGTCCACCATTTTCCTGTTTCCCTTGTGGGCCTGGTCCACGTGATTCAAGTTCATACCAAGTATTGACCCATTGGAATGGACAATCTTCACTGCAATATTCTGTTTGCATGATCAGCTCAAGATCATCAGTGCTGTATATAGGAACAGTTAACCGTACTTTATGTTGCTCGCCACTTTTTTTTCCGTCGAAGATTTCATTCATGACCCACTCACAGCTTCCTCTGTTTTGCTCAACATACTGGTTCAGCAAGTGTTCATCGGTTCCTACCTCCTTCATGATGGTTTCTGGACTCGTTTCATTAGCAACATATCCTTGAACACTATTACTCAAATCATTGAGGAGAGCATCTGTTTCAAGGGTAAATACTTTCTTAAATGCAGGATCAAAATCAATATGATAGAAAAGCGTTGTCTTTTCATCTTCCACAATAACCTGGGGCCAGGCGTTCATGGTAATTTGTATCTTGTTTCCGTCGAAAATCGTCTTTTCCCATCGGGGCACAGGAGCATCTAATCGGTACTCTTTCCGCAAATTTTCAGCTCTTGCCCAACTGGTTTCTTCGGTAGGCTCTCCGAAGATTGATCGTACTGCTTGCTCGCTTAAGCCACGTCTCCGGTCATGCTCATCTAATGTTACCTCAATGATTTCCTTCTCAAAGACTTTATTGATCTCCTCTCTTACCGCATTTGCATGTACCACCATTTGGGCATAGCTTATTTTTCCTTCTTCATACGCCTTGGCCTGCTCCACAAGAAAATGGATTTTATCTTCAACAGTTGCTTCTTCAGCAAGAACACCTGGCAAAAAGAGAATAAGGCCTAGCATAACGATCACCACTAATGCCGTTTGTTCTTGTAACTTACCCATTATGCCCCTTTTTCCATTCCTCTCAACCATTACCCTTATATAAATCTTTTTGATTTTTTTTTGAATGTTATTTTTCGCTTCTTTAGGTGGTGTTTGTATCTTTTTTCCGCTTTCCAAAAATGCCCTCTCCTATCCGCACCATGGTACTTCCTTCTTCAATAGCAATCTCAAAATCGCTGGTCATTCCCATGGAGAGATGAGGAATCTTGAGAATGGTTGCGAGTTTGCTCATTTCCATA
The sequence above is a segment of the Candidatus Woesearchaeota archaeon genome. Coding sequences within it:
- a CDS encoding CDP-alcohol phosphatidyltransferase family protein yields the protein MYYNIPYLTRLQDKAVEPFVKVLYERLRIEAHNLTYLNLLLSLTAAVFFFLNSWQWGYVLLATALFIDFLDGPMARIYQKTSVQGERLDMMVDRVAELTIFLALVLNGTVSIFLALAAYYAIILVTVLSRKTRLDLGGKRTFLFFGIFMSFNVVFALIFFFNLGVFILQLLVLDYRNDKKTYFSTSSYN
- a CDS encoding CopG family transcriptional regulator, with translation MERKTTSLKIDPELWKEAKKHAIDKDIELSEYIEGLIKADITKSDKYNAKFKK
- a CDS encoding macro domain-containing protein yields the protein MKIGRSPTTDLFIVEGDITRSGMDAIVNAANEDLAGGGGVDGAIHAAAGERELYRAAQTAKAERGWKKVPTGESVITPGFNLAKRGTRYVIHTVGPIQYVHGDQALPLLENCLRTSLGLAEQQGDIRSIAYPLISTGIFSVPVATFAYAAQNVLPGYDFRSINHVALYVFPGSRTQQETIPTLRRILGVR
- a CDS encoding CDP-archaeol synthase, translating into MLLTLILQSFWFFLPAGMANMAPVFVMKLAFLDAPIDAHKTYRGKQIFGEHKTYRGFFFGILAAIVVLVIQKKLYESSTLIQTYALFNYEEVNAFTLGFLFGFGALFGDLIESFFKRRNDIPEGKVWIPWDQIDWIIGTIVFIWFVIPIPLLVMVIGLILFGLLHVLMNYFGYVFGIKPTVL
- a CDS encoding transposase, with product MQQEQIEIRKTKGLEIAKTSRITKNDKGQWKVPSQTGAGFYIVESNGFEAKCSCPDHELRKCKCKHLWAVEMIVTQQIDNEGNVTITQTVRKTYSQNWKQYNVAQQHEKELFMKLLSDITSRIKSTSYEFGRPSNSIGDTIYSMIFKVYSTFSGRRFSTDLELAKENELTEQKIPYNSMFRYFQKEELTPLLSQMVTITSLPLKSVEKDFGIDSTGFGTSNFQRWYSFKHGKEISSRRWVKCHFMNGHKTNVITSVSITSEFDNDCPELKQLVNMTAEHFNMDEISCDKAYLSQDNLELINEKGATAFIPFKSNSQPSGNGMVWKKMYHYFMLNNEDFLNHYHKRSNSETTIMMIKSKFGDSVRSKKWTAQINEVLCKVICHNICCVIMEMHTLGINPDFCLKRQSPAPEVREN